GCATGGTATGTGCTGAATAAGAAGTCGGCACGTGGTTTTGTTGGGCAGCTGGTAGTTGAGGTTAAAGACGGCAATACGGGGGAGAAGACCTACCCACAATATAAAAAACTTGCTGGATTCAGAGGCAAGTTCACCCTTCATCAGCTGCTGCAATTAGCGCCTGAGCTGAAGGAAAGCGAGAGTATTATTTTCACACCAGCTAAGAATGACCGATTGCTGCTACGTAGCGGAGAAGGTGTTACTGTAGAAAGATCCGGACGTGCTGCGGATGCCTCACGTGGCCTTGAACTGAAGAGTGGTGACCGCATTTCAGTATCCTTGCAGACGGTAGACAAGACGATTTATCTCGAATATTTAGTATAGAAGTGGTTTTGCAAGAGATCTGAAGTACAGCTTCCGCAAAACTTTTAGGAGGATAAGCATATGAAACCAGTAGTAAGAGAGCATATACAGCAGTTGGATGTATCACTAGGCGGCGGGATTGTCAGTGATAAGATCAGGGTGGATACGATTGATAATCCGATCCTGATCATTGGACTAGGCGGCACGGGCATTGATGCCCTGCTGCGTCTTAAATATCAGATTAACCGCCGCTTTAAGCTGCCGGAGGATCCGATATCTAAGAAGAAACGGGACAAGCCAGATAATGTAGAGTTTCTAGCTTTTGAGACAAATGAACAGGATCGCGGAAAGAGATACAAAGGGATCGGTCTCGATCCACAGAATGAATTTGTTCTGTTGGCAAATGCTGAAATCGGAGGCTTGCTTCAGAATCGTAGCATTCTTGATTCGTATATTACGGACTGGCTGTCACCGGAGCTGAGTATTACGGATGGTATGAATGGTGCTGCTGGTGTGCGCCAAGCTGGTCGTCTGCTTCTGTTCACCAAGATTAATCAGGTTGTAGGCGCGATTGATAAGAAGATCAAGACCTTATCCGTAGGCACGAACAAGAAACTGATGGTCTTTCTTTTGACAGGTCTGTCAGGGGGTACAGGTAGCGGAGCTTTCCTAGATATTGCTTATATCGTACGCGGTATTATTGAGCGTGACTATGGATCTGCCGGTATTGACCGTGTGAACACACTGGGTTACCTATTTACACCGGACGTGAATCTGTCTAACAAAAGTTTAAGCGAGCATACGCGTGAATATATTCGCAAGAACGGTTATGCGGCGCTTAAAGAGCTGGATTACTGGATGAATGTGGACAGTCGTGGTGAGCGATTCCAACAGCAATACGGAAATATTTTGACGGTAAATTCACCGTTGGCTCCATTTAATCTATGCCATTTGATCTCTGCAACGAATACCGAAGGTAAGCTGTTAGAAAATGCGTATGATTACTGTATGAACGTAACGGCTGAGAACATCACGAACTTTATGGCGAGTGAAGAAAAAGCGTCTGGCGAAGAATTCGCCATTCATGACTATATCAGTAATATCCGCACCAATATTGCGCAGATGAATAAGACCTATCCGGCTAACTATGAGTACAACATTATCGGTGCCTCGTCTGCCGTGCTTCCAATTGAGGAAATGACGACGTATCTGGCTTTCCGCTTGTTTGATAAAATGGAAAAAATGTTCCAGCAAGCGCCTGGTCAAGAGGATGTAGAGAAATTCGCACGTAAGCTTGGGATAGATCTCGACAGTATGATAAAAACGTTTGAATCTCGTGTGCCTGAGCCGCTACCTGGCTACGAGAACAGTGAACGACTGAGCCATGCTAATGTTGTTAAGAATCAGGTTGTAAGCATGGACACAGAGCTGGAGCAGAACTTCCTGGCACGTGCCCGTGAAGAATATATCAAATCGAAAAAGCAGCTGCCTGGCGAAATTGTTGGACGGTTCAGTGAAGAGCTAGAGCGCATCTTCCTGCACCCAGAGCAAGGACCTTTCTACGTTTCACGACTGCTGTATACAGAGAAGGGATTCTGTGTTTTGAAGCTGATTCAGTCCTATATTGAGGCTTTACGTGAAAGCTTGCTGCGTTTGCCACGCGATATTGAGACGGCGCAGGACAGTGCGGATGACAAGCTGAGCGATGCTCGCAGTGCTTTTGTATCCAAAGAGAAGAAGAAGAATGCCTATATTGAGGCTAAAATCAATGAGTACTGGCTACACGCCGATGTAGAGCGCACTGAGCAAATGATTCAATTCTATGAGGACTTATATGAACTCTTAAACGATGAAAACAGCCGGATTTATGGTGTGTTTACAGAGATTCTTAGTGCACTTAGCTCGATTTTTGCCAAGAATGGGGACATCCTTATCAATGGTGAAGAGCAGGCGGATTATAAAGGGAACAAAACTTATTATTGGAATATTGTTAATGTGCCAGATATTTCGGCGACCATCTCCAAAATCATGGATCAGAAGGACGGCGACGATCTGATTCGCGACTTTACCCGTGAAATGCTGAAGCATTCCGGACGTTGGGTTAAGGAGCAGGAGATTGATATCGTCCGTTCGATTTCGGAGTTCCTTAGCGATAAGTTCGGGGATTTGATCACCCGTTCGATGGAAGATTTCCTTGTGATGAAGTTCGGTCATGAAGAGCCGCTGGATAAGTTCGTAGAACGGATTATTGCTGGTAAATTGGACGAAGAGGCTGTACCTACCTTCCACCTTAGCAACAGCTCGGGCAGCTTGCACTTCCCATCATGGGGATTCGTTTCAGTACCAGTTAAAGCCCCTGGCATCCTGAAGGGGATTCGTAATTATCAGAACAATGCGCTTGGCAAATCGCAATTTACAATCAAAGAAAGCCAAGTGAAGAACCGTATTTTCTGGCTTAATACACGTAATGGTGTGCCACTCTTCGTATACACTCCACTGCGGGTGTTTGAAGAGAACTATGAGCGGACCATTCTCGATAAGGAAGGGATCGGTCGCCACCTGGTGATGACTGATAAGAACAACTGGACGTACCTGCCTTCTCCGATTCCGGAAAAATCATGGGGTGACACTTACGTCAACTCTCGTGTGCGTGATTATAATGCCCGTGTGCGTGCAGACTTTGCAAAGGCGTTGGCAAGCGGAGTGATCATCGAAAAAGGCGTAGATGAGAACACAAGCAACAGATATTCCGTTGTCTTCACAAAGCCGTTCGATATGGATGCTCTTTTGAGTGGATTTGATATGCAGTTGAATTCTTCTCGACCGAATCTTGGCGAAGTGAAGAAGGCGGCTGATGAGCTGAAGAATTTGCGTGAGAAGGGCTTGGAGCGCGAAGGCATAAAAGATATTTTTGGCAGCATCAACAAAGAAATGGCTCAGGAGAATCTTATTCGTTCGCCACAGCTGATTTCTCGTGTTCGTGTAGAGCTCGCTAAATATGCTGAACTGACTGCAAAGGCAACTGAACTTGAAGCTCTGCTCCATCAATATTTGGATGAAGATAAGTGGATGGACCAATTCATTGAGGCGTTGTACACGGACAGTATTGTTAAGAAGGGCGCACTCTACGTTTATGATCGCGATGAAGAAGAGGATGCCTGGGAGCCGTTTGCCAACTTAATGAAAGAACGCAGCTATGTGGAGTATGCCGTGTATCGCCATTTCCGGGAGCTGGATGAGAAGAGCCGCAGCGTTCTACTGCGCAAGGCAGCTCGCCGTGCGAGTGAAATGACTGCCGCAGAAGACGTAACCCCGCTGCTGTATAAACTGGAAGGGTTGTATGTATCATTCCTGGAAGCACGTGACAGCTTGGAATACGAACGAGTAGAGTATGAGAGCGGCGATGAAATGTACAGCTTTTACAAGAGCATGACTAGTAAGCTGGGCAGTATTCGCAGAAAGTTGAAATAATCCTATGATCAAAACACTGGCATTATCTTATGGTGAACAATATTCGGCACAGGAAGAAGCAAGGCGCAGCAAAGGGGATGGACGCAGCAGCATCCATTACCCTGCCCTGTTTCTGTTCGTAGGCGACAAGGTTGCTCCGGCCATCGGTCCGGTGCTGGATAGCTGCGAACGGAAATGGGATAACGCCGGCGGCGTTATGGCAATACATGCTGCGTCAGGTGCGAATAGCGAGGGAACAGAAAAAAGCAAGAGCGGATCTG
The window above is part of the Paenibacillus sp. FSL K6-0276 genome. Proteins encoded here:
- a CDS encoding tubulin-like doman-containing protein, which encodes MKPVVREHIQQLDVSLGGGIVSDKIRVDTIDNPILIIGLGGTGIDALLRLKYQINRRFKLPEDPISKKKRDKPDNVEFLAFETNEQDRGKRYKGIGLDPQNEFVLLANAEIGGLLQNRSILDSYITDWLSPELSITDGMNGAAGVRQAGRLLLFTKINQVVGAIDKKIKTLSVGTNKKLMVFLLTGLSGGTGSGAFLDIAYIVRGIIERDYGSAGIDRVNTLGYLFTPDVNLSNKSLSEHTREYIRKNGYAALKELDYWMNVDSRGERFQQQYGNILTVNSPLAPFNLCHLISATNTEGKLLENAYDYCMNVTAENITNFMASEEKASGEEFAIHDYISNIRTNIAQMNKTYPANYEYNIIGASSAVLPIEEMTTYLAFRLFDKMEKMFQQAPGQEDVEKFARKLGIDLDSMIKTFESRVPEPLPGYENSERLSHANVVKNQVVSMDTELEQNFLARAREEYIKSKKQLPGEIVGRFSEELERIFLHPEQGPFYVSRLLYTEKGFCVLKLIQSYIEALRESLLRLPRDIETAQDSADDKLSDARSAFVSKEKKKNAYIEAKINEYWLHADVERTEQMIQFYEDLYELLNDENSRIYGVFTEILSALSSIFAKNGDILINGEEQADYKGNKTYYWNIVNVPDISATISKIMDQKDGDDLIRDFTREMLKHSGRWVKEQEIDIVRSISEFLSDKFGDLITRSMEDFLVMKFGHEEPLDKFVERIIAGKLDEEAVPTFHLSNSSGSLHFPSWGFVSVPVKAPGILKGIRNYQNNALGKSQFTIKESQVKNRIFWLNTRNGVPLFVYTPLRVFEENYERTILDKEGIGRHLVMTDKNNWTYLPSPIPEKSWGDTYVNSRVRDYNARVRADFAKALASGVIIEKGVDENTSNRYSVVFTKPFDMDALLSGFDMQLNSSRPNLGEVKKAADELKNLREKGLEREGIKDIFGSINKEMAQENLIRSPQLISRVRVELAKYAELTAKATELEALLHQYLDEDKWMDQFIEALYTDSIVKKGALYVYDRDEEEDAWEPFANLMKERSYVEYAVYRHFRELDEKSRSVLLRKAARRASEMTAAEDVTPLLYKLEGLYVSFLEARDSLEYERVEYESGDEMYSFYKSMTSKLGSIRRKLK